A genome region from Aptenodytes patagonicus chromosome 26, bAptPat1.pri.cur, whole genome shotgun sequence includes the following:
- the LOC143171268 gene encoding EF-hand calcium-binding domain-containing protein 12-like isoform X1 has protein sequence MEEEAEEKMEGKGPHGRLLPQSAGTEGRQHEETPSESPELPLPTSEEHGQTGQKGQPVFGLNSRRKLEASMAKRQEKEENRKAGRVTLPKLPQQQAGRESDKVWRAQLPQEEEDSLSSPETTSDTEEGLQTMEAWIQARRQFRTELESLGDIEKWLTQKPSLSYQEKRCWQRIKAQRADRKAAVKSAVTDSPDHSPPKSRQPRKKGIVPLVCAPYPQALVTLHNLLQKQKLRMVDVFKKAGMDRRKITRADFIRVIKETKVPISDKDLEDVVIFLTSSKPGNFISPEDLIGCQKQWLEMRKGQSQETKTGVEAQFQKDTWKTATCPPSAGDAARQMKPHAPTKPERKLIHLEVPPVNTEPERRHLSYDEMEEIGKLVRERRRWEKNKDSPIERKEKCRMVRSGDGPVDEHCLPSTVEADLGELVDRYRQNAVMSYLKSSQLCKDRNVHITEPTLQRALLHPGDKIIKEGEDVRKIRQPGGYYSTGRADAASPGSQDEEAENRRLQRNKMQKSNDNNFWPGHLLDKLCLYFPEKQHDRAHALFSYVHPTKPVYRGF, from the exons atggaggaagaagcagaggagaaaatggagggaaaaggGCCTCATGGCAG ACTGTTGCCACAAAGTGCAGGCACAGAAGGAAGGCAGCACGAAGAAACTCCTTCTGAGAGCCCTGAATTGCCATTGCCTACTTCTGAAGAACACGGGCAGACGGGACAG AAAGGACAGCCTGTATTTGGGCTGAACAGTAGAAGAAAACTGGAGGCATCCATGGCcaaaaggcaggagaaagaagagaacagaaaagcaggaagggtCACCTTGCCAAAATTGCCTCAACAGCAAGCGGGGAGAGAAAGCGACAAGGTGTGGAGGGCCCAG CTGCCCCAGGAGGAAGAAGATAGCCTCAGCTCCCCAGAGACCACCTCTGATACAGAAGAGGGTCTACAAACAATGGAGGCTTGGATTCAGGCGAGGAGGCAGTTTCGAACTGAGCTGGAAAGCTTAGGGGACATTGAAAAATGGCTGACTCAAAAACCTTCCCTCAGCTATCAAGAAAAAAGATGCTGGCAAAGAATAAAGGCACAGAGAGCAGACAGGAAGGCTGCTGTCAAATCAGCCGTGACCGACAGCCCGGAC CACTCACCACCAAAGAGCAGGCAGCCCAGGAAGAAGGGTATCGTTCCCCTTGTTTGTGCACCATACCCCCAGGCTCTTGTCACGCTACATAACCTCCtgcaaaaacaaaagctgaggATGGTGGACGTATTCAAGAAGGCTGGTATGGACAGGAGGAAGATCACGAGAGCAGACTTCATCAGAGTCATCAAGGAG ACCAAAGTTCCCATCAGCGACAAGGACCTGGAAGACGTGGTCATCTTCCTGACTTCCTCAAAACCGGGGAATTTTATAAGCCCTGAAGATCTGATTGGCTGTCAAAAGCAGTGGCTGGAAATGAGGAAAGGACAATCCCAGGAGACCAAAACAG GTGTAGAAGCTCAGTTCCAGAAAGACACCTGGAAaactgccacttgcccaccttcTGCTGGGGACGCAGCCAGACAGATGAAGCCTCATGCTCCTACCAAGCCTGAAAGAAAGTTAATACACTTGGAAGTTCCACCAGTCAACACCGAGCCAGAACGACGACATCTGAGCTACGATGAAATGGAAGAGATTGGAAAACTCGTAAGAGAGAGGAGACGGTGGGAGAAG AATAAAGACAGCCCAATAGAACGGAAAGAAAAGTGCCGGATGGTGAGATCTGGGGATGGCCCCGTTGATGAGCACTGCCTGCCGTCAACTGTAGAGGCTGACTTGGGAGAACTGGTTGACCGGTATCGCCAGAATGCCGTCATGAGCTATCTGAAGAGCTCCCAGCTGTGCAAAGACCGCAATGTTCACATCACCGAGCCAACACTGCAGAGAG CCCTGCTGCATCCAGGAGACAAGATCATCAAggagggagaagacgtaaggaAGATCAGGCAGCCCGGAGGATACTACAGCACAGGACGTGCTGATGCTGCATCACCTGGGAGCCAGGACGAGGAGGCGGAAAATAG GCGTCTTCAGAGGAATAAGATGCAAAAGTCAAACGACAATAACTTCTGGCCAGGTCATCTCCTGGACAAGCTATGCCTCTACTTTCCTGAAAAGCAGCATGACAGGGCACACGCCTTGTTCAGCTATGTTCATCCAACCAAGCCCGTCTACCGTGGCTTCTAA
- the LOC143171268 gene encoding EF-hand calcium-binding domain-containing protein 12-like isoform X2 — protein sequence MEEEAEEKMEGKGPHGRLLPQSAGTEGRQHEETPSESPELPLPTSEEHGQTGQLPQEEEDSLSSPETTSDTEEGLQTMEAWIQARRQFRTELESLGDIEKWLTQKPSLSYQEKRCWQRIKAQRADRKAAVKSAVTDSPDHSPPKSRQPRKKGIVPLVCAPYPQALVTLHNLLQKQKLRMVDVFKKAGMDRRKITRADFIRVIKETKVPISDKDLEDVVIFLTSSKPGNFISPEDLIGCQKQWLEMRKGQSQETKTGVEAQFQKDTWKTATCPPSAGDAARQMKPHAPTKPERKLIHLEVPPVNTEPERRHLSYDEMEEIGKLVRERRRWEKNKDSPIERKEKCRMVRSGDGPVDEHCLPSTVEADLGELVDRYRQNAVMSYLKSSQLCKDRNVHITEPTLQRALLHPGDKIIKEGEDVRKIRQPGGYYSTGRADAASPGSQDEEAENRRLQRNKMQKSNDNNFWPGHLLDKLCLYFPEKQHDRAHALFSYVHPTKPVYRGF from the exons atggaggaagaagcagaggagaaaatggagggaaaaggGCCTCATGGCAG ACTGTTGCCACAAAGTGCAGGCACAGAAGGAAGGCAGCACGAAGAAACTCCTTCTGAGAGCCCTGAATTGCCATTGCCTACTTCTGAAGAACACGGGCAGACGGGACAG CTGCCCCAGGAGGAAGAAGATAGCCTCAGCTCCCCAGAGACCACCTCTGATACAGAAGAGGGTCTACAAACAATGGAGGCTTGGATTCAGGCGAGGAGGCAGTTTCGAACTGAGCTGGAAAGCTTAGGGGACATTGAAAAATGGCTGACTCAAAAACCTTCCCTCAGCTATCAAGAAAAAAGATGCTGGCAAAGAATAAAGGCACAGAGAGCAGACAGGAAGGCTGCTGTCAAATCAGCCGTGACCGACAGCCCGGAC CACTCACCACCAAAGAGCAGGCAGCCCAGGAAGAAGGGTATCGTTCCCCTTGTTTGTGCACCATACCCCCAGGCTCTTGTCACGCTACATAACCTCCtgcaaaaacaaaagctgaggATGGTGGACGTATTCAAGAAGGCTGGTATGGACAGGAGGAAGATCACGAGAGCAGACTTCATCAGAGTCATCAAGGAG ACCAAAGTTCCCATCAGCGACAAGGACCTGGAAGACGTGGTCATCTTCCTGACTTCCTCAAAACCGGGGAATTTTATAAGCCCTGAAGATCTGATTGGCTGTCAAAAGCAGTGGCTGGAAATGAGGAAAGGACAATCCCAGGAGACCAAAACAG GTGTAGAAGCTCAGTTCCAGAAAGACACCTGGAAaactgccacttgcccaccttcTGCTGGGGACGCAGCCAGACAGATGAAGCCTCATGCTCCTACCAAGCCTGAAAGAAAGTTAATACACTTGGAAGTTCCACCAGTCAACACCGAGCCAGAACGACGACATCTGAGCTACGATGAAATGGAAGAGATTGGAAAACTCGTAAGAGAGAGGAGACGGTGGGAGAAG AATAAAGACAGCCCAATAGAACGGAAAGAAAAGTGCCGGATGGTGAGATCTGGGGATGGCCCCGTTGATGAGCACTGCCTGCCGTCAACTGTAGAGGCTGACTTGGGAGAACTGGTTGACCGGTATCGCCAGAATGCCGTCATGAGCTATCTGAAGAGCTCCCAGCTGTGCAAAGACCGCAATGTTCACATCACCGAGCCAACACTGCAGAGAG CCCTGCTGCATCCAGGAGACAAGATCATCAAggagggagaagacgtaaggaAGATCAGGCAGCCCGGAGGATACTACAGCACAGGACGTGCTGATGCTGCATCACCTGGGAGCCAGGACGAGGAGGCGGAAAATAG GCGTCTTCAGAGGAATAAGATGCAAAAGTCAAACGACAATAACTTCTGGCCAGGTCATCTCCTGGACAAGCTATGCCTCTACTTTCCTGAAAAGCAGCATGACAGGGCACACGCCTTGTTCAGCTATGTTCATCCAACCAAGCCCGTCTACCGTGGCTTCTAA
- the LOC143171267 gene encoding HORMA domain-containing protein 1-like — protein MAMAQKQRNCVSAVVFPNKISTEQQSLMLVKRLLAVAVSCITYLRGIFPESAYGTRYMDDVCVKILREDKNCPGSTQLVKWMLGCYDALQKKYLRMIVLAVYTHPEDPQTITECYHFKFKYTHNGPLLDFSSKNKRNDSTITCADTKKASILLIRKIYVLMQNLSPLPNDVCLTMKLFYYDEVTPSDYQPPGFKEGECEGMIFEGEPMYLNVGEVPTPFHMLKVKVTTEKQRMENVDKSILKHGETNVPLRVLRVDRDDPEEENQDMNDIRKYLFILSDEKQQHLSCWIFS, from the exons AGTGCAGTTGTATTTCCTAACAAAATATCTACTGAACAGCAATCCCTGATGCTAGTGAAGAGGCTCCTGGCGGTAGCAGTATCCTGCATTACCTATCTGAGAGGAATCTTTCCTGAAAGTGCCTATGGAACAAGATATATGGATG ATGTCTGTGTCAAAATTCTGAGGGAAGACAAAAACTGTCCTGGCTCTACTCAGCTGGTGAAATG gatGTTAGGATGCTATGATGCCTTGCAGAAGAAATAT CTAAGAATGATTGTCCTAGCA gtctATACCCATCCAGAAGATCCTCAG ACAATTACAGAATGTTACCACTTCAAATTCAAGTACACTCACAATGGGCCACTTCTGGATTTCAGCAG TAAGAATAAAAGGAATGACTCCACAATCACCTGTGCAGACACCAAGAAAGCAAGTATCCTCCTCATTCGCAAGATTTATGTTCTGATGCAAAACCTGAGTCCTTTACCAAATGATGTTTGCCTGACTATGAAGCTGTTTTATTATGATGAAG TTACACCATCTGATTACCAACCTCCTGGTTTTAAGGAGGGTGAATGTGAGGGGATGATATTTGAGGGGGAGCCTATGTATCTTAATGTGGGTGAAGTGCCAACGCCTTTTCATATGCTGAAAGTTAAAGTTACAACTGAAAAACAACGAATGGAAAATGTTGATAAAAGCATCCTAAAGCATGGAGAGACTAATGTGCCTCTCCGGGTGCTCAGAGTGGACAGAGATGATCCAGAAGAGGAGAATCAGGACATGAAT GACATCAGGAAGTACCTGTTCATCCTTTCTGATGAAAAACAGCAGCACCTGTCTTGCTGGATTTTTTCTTAA